One Novipirellula galeiformis DNA window includes the following coding sequences:
- a CDS encoding ribbon-helix-helix domain-containing protein, with protein MSTGIPNSMEPFVQRMVAGRRYLSEQEVVAEGLRMLEARETLREEVAKGFASLDAGKGVPADQVYSRAEKRIAEIERGER; from the coding sequence ATGAGCACTGGTATCCCAAACAGTATGGAGCCATTCGTACAGAGAATGGTCGCTGGTCGTCGATATTTAAGTGAGCAGGAAGTGGTAGCCGAAGGGTTACGAATGCTTGAGGCTCGTGAGACCCTTCGCGAGGAAGTTGCGAAAGGCTTTGCGAGCCTTGATGCTGGAAAGGGTGTACCAGCAGATCAGGTGTACTCCCGCGCAGAGAAACGTATTGCAGAGATTGAACGAGGAGAGAGGTAA
- a CDS encoding type II toxin-antitoxin system RelE/ParE family toxin yields MAKVVYAPEADDDLESIVDYIARDKPQAARDWLMELRTTCETIATQPGVGEERKGFGISGCKSFSVGQYVIFF; encoded by the coding sequence ATGGCCAAGGTCGTCTACGCACCGGAAGCAGATGACGACCTGGAGTCGATCGTGGACTACATCGCACGAGACAAGCCACAAGCGGCGAGAGATTGGCTGATGGAGTTGCGAACTACTTGCGAGACGATTGCAACCCAACCGGGTGTAGGCGAGGAACGGAAAGGGTTCGGAATTTCGGGTTGCAAGTCGTTCAGTGTTGGGCAGTACGTGATATTCTTCTGA
- a CDS encoding DUF7684 family protein: MATSASGKAVFHTCLAPPYTLDAAPFGGDAFVALIVNNDADISSSDQYAISLALVRFGCRYAVCMGHDCSSWDDSVDYANLELDPELTPEKFVMTTWHDNESIDSIANFFLNTTAYNDNTFVNFLVLSIGRDDSLLAEIQRECSVA, translated from the coding sequence TTGGCCACTAGCGCAAGCGGTAAAGCCGTTTTTCATACTTGTTTGGCCCCGCCGTACACGCTCGATGCCGCGCCCTTTGGTGGTGACGCATTCGTCGCTCTGATCGTCAACAATGACGCCGACATTTCTTCCTCCGATCAATACGCAATCAGTCTCGCCCTCGTCAGGTTCGGCTGTCGATATGCGGTCTGCATGGGGCATGACTGCTCTTCTTGGGACGACTCGGTAGACTACGCGAACTTGGAGCTCGACCCAGAGCTGACCCCCGAGAAATTTGTGATGACAACGTGGCACGACAACGAATCCATTGATTCGATCGCCAACTTCTTTCTCAATACCACGGCCTACAACGACAACACATTTGTCAACTTCCTCGTGCTCTCCATTGGTCGCGATGATTCGCTGTTGGCCGAGATTCAACGCGAGTGTTCGGTCGCCTAA
- a CDS encoding type II toxin-antitoxin system RelE/ParE family toxin, with product MAEPLRFHPLVADDLEAAANWYDNISPELGSRFRAAVDSRLDAVELRPESYGMVDPPLRAARVDRYPYLVVFEHSRLATEVLGVFHTASDPAKWRGRKR from the coding sequence ATGGCTGAACCGCTTCGCTTTCATCCACTAGTCGCCGATGACCTTGAGGCGGCCGCGAATTGGTATGACAATATTTCCCCTGAACTGGGGAGCCGTTTTCGGGCTGCGGTTGATTCTCGTCTTGATGCTGTTGAGCTTCGGCCCGAATCATATGGTATGGTTGACCCGCCATTGCGAGCCGCCCGTGTTGATCGGTATCCGTACCTTGTTGTGTTTGAACATTCCAGACTTGCAACGGAAGTGCTCGGTGTGTTTCATACCGCGTCCGATCCTGCGAAGTGGCGTGGACGAAAGCGGTAG
- a CDS encoding addiction module protein, with protein MSIDLTDLRKLPVSEKLRIVEALWDDIGASDEPVVLQPWQRDEAQRRSAELKADPSIAIDRDELWRRVNG; from the coding sequence ATGAGTATCGACCTAACTGACCTCCGGAAACTTCCGGTATCCGAGAAACTCCGCATCGTCGAAGCTCTTTGGGACGACATCGGTGCGTCCGACGAGCCGGTGGTTCTTCAGCCGTGGCAGCGAGATGAAGCACAACGTCGCAGCGCGGAGCTGAAGGCTGATCCCTCAATTGCCATTGATCGAGACGAGCTATGGCGGCGAGTCAATGGCTGA
- a CDS encoding thioredoxin domain-containing protein: protein MTDTPMHRPVANFSPSSPPVTSDTIADVLTAHPIVIVHFWAVWNGVDPPMDSRLTEIRDRLPDSVHFTSCNIDDPSCFDFAKSVGVLNIPWLSVFVGGQHAGNICGLRDINPLATELLELITRGDASADSPVA from the coding sequence ATGACCGACACCCCAATGCATCGTCCAGTCGCTAACTTCTCTCCGTCATCGCCGCCGGTCACTTCCGACACTATCGCGGATGTCTTGACGGCTCACCCAATTGTCATCGTCCACTTTTGGGCCGTTTGGAATGGCGTTGACCCACCCATGGATTCACGACTCACAGAGATTCGCGACCGCTTGCCGGATTCCGTTCATTTCACGTCCTGCAACATCGACGATCCTTCGTGCTTTGACTTTGCCAAATCTGTTGGCGTCCTCAACATTCCTTGGCTGTCGGTATTCGTCGGCGGGCAACACGCGGGCAATATCTGTGGGTTGCGCGACATTAACCCGCTCGCCACTGAATTGCTTGAACTCATCACTCGTGGTGACGCTTCCGCCGATTCACCGGTCGCCTAA
- a CDS encoding ribbon-helix-helix domain-containing protein — MNLNLPSDINAFVKSLVSEGRFDSEEAAIIEGVRMLMGREQLKAEIQVGIDQLDNGQHLDEETVFAEVNAEIDKVESTQQGS; from the coding sequence ATGAATCTTAATTTGCCGAGTGACATCAATGCGTTTGTAAAATCGTTAGTTTCTGAAGGTCGATTCGATTCGGAAGAAGCGGCGATCATTGAAGGCGTCCGGATGTTAATGGGGCGTGAGCAGTTGAAAGCCGAAATTCAAGTTGGTATTGACCAATTAGATAACGGTCAGCACCTGGATGAAGAAACCGTATTCGCAGAAGTGAACGCAGAAATCGACAAGGTCGAATCTACGCAGCAAGGAAGCTGA
- a CDS encoding type II toxin-antitoxin system RelE/ParE family toxin, translating into MPRLRYSAQSKDDLKQIARFIANDKPDAARRWVSKLREKCRLASQHPEIGDERPELGEGIRSTYLGSYVIFFRRTNGFVDIVRVIRGDVDKPNI; encoded by the coding sequence ATGCCGAGGCTTCGGTACTCCGCACAATCGAAAGACGATTTGAAACAAATCGCTCGATTCATTGCCAACGACAAGCCCGATGCTGCACGGCGATGGGTTTCCAAGCTTCGCGAGAAATGTCGACTCGCATCACAGCACCCAGAGATTGGAGATGAGCGTCCAGAACTGGGCGAGGGAATCCGGTCGACCTACCTGGGCAGCTACGTGATATTCTTCCGACGCACCAATGGATTCGTGGACATCGTCCGTGTCATTCGTGGCGACGTCGACAAACCAAATATCTAG
- a CDS encoding DUF1963 domain-containing protein, with translation MPELSPTLLKSLDKAIASHSLESVGDAIRANAAPCLSIVATETDDFSTTGNTRFGGEPDLPKDASWPTDPDDNARFANFVAQINFAELPNVDGDDVLPKTGVLYIFVRFMEAAASPAILDTIFYDGDTSQLERRSNPPIESLCNEYLVDLIPQRISAVPSVSIASYRKQFRSHVEQNTAEVDDDDGEMRLMDLESDLCADGQIGQLLGFANPGDDQENLYRQVVLALLGKRPLVYNDYWDSMEEYEAYIEEWRDDKSLVAMYRDMHDGVVWLTSNREMIQSHVDEWRLLLRVDSNFEMNLNINDADPMYVFIRNEDLANRDFSNLACEVTQG, from the coding sequence ATGCCTGAACTTTCGCCCACGCTTTTGAAATCCCTCGACAAAGCGATCGCGAGTCACAGCCTTGAATCGGTTGGTGACGCTATCCGTGCCAACGCCGCACCGTGCCTGTCGATCGTTGCCACTGAAACGGATGATTTCTCCACGACTGGCAACACTCGGTTTGGTGGTGAACCCGATCTCCCGAAAGATGCGTCCTGGCCCACTGACCCTGACGACAATGCCCGCTTTGCGAACTTCGTCGCACAAATCAATTTCGCCGAACTGCCGAACGTTGACGGTGATGACGTTCTCCCAAAAACGGGCGTTCTGTACATCTTTGTTCGCTTCATGGAGGCTGCAGCCAGCCCTGCCATCCTTGACACAATCTTCTACGACGGAGACACCTCGCAGTTAGAACGTCGCTCGAATCCGCCAATTGAATCCCTGTGCAACGAATACCTCGTTGACTTAATTCCGCAACGAATTTCTGCTGTCCCGTCGGTTTCAATCGCTAGCTATCGCAAGCAGTTTCGTTCTCACGTCGAACAGAACACGGCCGAAGTTGACGACGATGACGGTGAAATGCGATTGATGGACCTTGAATCTGACTTGTGTGCTGATGGGCAAATTGGACAGTTGCTTGGATTTGCCAATCCTGGTGACGACCAGGAGAACCTCTATCGCCAGGTGGTGCTCGCACTACTTGGCAAACGCCCGCTCGTCTACAACGACTACTGGGATTCGATGGAAGAATACGAGGCTTACATTGAAGAATGGCGTGATGACAAGAGCCTAGTCGCAATGTATCGCGACATGCATGATGGTGTTGTGTGGCTTACTTCAAATCGCGAGATGATTCAATCGCATGTTGATGAATGGCGTTTGCTATTGAGAGTTGACTCCAACTTCGAGATGAATCTCAACATAAACGATGCAGACCCGATGTACGTTTTCATCCGCAACGAAGATTTGGCGAATCGCGATTTCTCAAACCTCGCCTGCGAGGTCACTCAGGGGTAG
- a CDS encoding CbrC family protein yields METFDDLGMPFPLFKAPVAHARTDPAGTCSVCGTPATIRFCDACYQCFRGGKVDNAIDTELGMVRVEDARLGRTHGLPLGNPPVLGNYELIPQPVDPNFPDETWYHVRIDSQHLFEIIRTPDYYSWQGERWQFCCNRPCAFLGTLPAGALPDSESPADAIANWFRLPDWDAIGDTDFGPLTFYVFQCVSCGGFRYHEDCD; encoded by the coding sequence ATGGAAACGTTTGACGACCTCGGCATGCCGTTCCCGTTGTTCAAGGCTCCGGTCGCCCATGCCAGAACCGATCCCGCTGGTACTTGTAGCGTCTGCGGTACGCCCGCGACGATCCGATTCTGCGACGCTTGCTACCAGTGTTTTCGCGGCGGCAAGGTCGACAATGCTATCGACACCGAACTCGGGATGGTACGCGTAGAGGATGCTAGGTTGGGTCGCACTCACGGGCTTCCACTCGGCAATCCGCCCGTTCTGGGCAACTACGAACTCATTCCGCAACCCGTTGATCCGAACTTCCCTGACGAAACGTGGTATCACGTCCGGATCGACTCTCAACATTTGTTCGAGATCATTCGGACGCCTGATTACTACTCATGGCAAGGGGAACGTTGGCAATTCTGCTGCAACCGACCGTGTGCTTTCCTCGGTACTTTGCCTGCAGGCGCGCTTCCTGATTCCGAATCGCCCGCGGATGCTATCGCGAATTGGTTTCGGTTGCCTGACTGGGATGCGATTGGCGACACTGACTTTGGCCCGCTGACCTTCTACGTGTTTCAATGCGTTTCGTGTGGCGGGTTTCGTTATCACGAAGATTGCGATTGA
- a CDS encoding tyrosine-type recombinase/integrase, giving the protein MNTSSHSGTSPLSTRWLGVYRDGRLYTQPRGRYAPREAIEDFLSSRLAVIDLDSIRPTAAEFMRIIRRELKINFFTFNTQSNYRSNLKSFLRWFGNAPHAITREHVRDYLEYLVDAGLDSSTVSGHLSVIRTVFDKMCFREITLGIATPRKPKRKPVILSTAEIQRLLQATPSLRDKLCLGLMYATGMRVSEVVRLRYRDIDFDRGVISVWQGKGCTDRSVTLPNSYRPLLKNLGEQHDAAEYVFPGEKRGRYLSPRTAERIMARAVKIAEIKKHATPHTLRHCFATHSYENGCDIRRIQKALGHVNLETTTIYVHIARPGEGMLPSPLDQIDSAASVDPTASVDSAIPARPIKTRDAKRAGFLRLHFKPEYDAAGDLLSSRVTIGVQNGDRPIYFTGITATMERPGFVTLSIPPEEQWSDSLRWLTREQQERFATAEFFKMLQTQITCRYLKFPRRQPV; this is encoded by the coding sequence ATGAACACTTCTTCTCACAGCGGCACAAGTCCTTTGTCGACGCGTTGGCTGGGCGTCTACCGCGATGGCCGACTGTACACGCAGCCCCGCGGCCGCTACGCGCCTCGCGAAGCGATCGAGGACTTTTTGTCGAGCCGGCTAGCCGTGATCGATCTCGATTCCATTCGTCCCACCGCGGCCGAGTTTATGCGAATCATCCGGCGTGAACTAAAAATCAACTTCTTTACCTTCAACACGCAATCGAATTACCGTAGCAATCTGAAATCATTTTTACGTTGGTTTGGCAACGCACCGCACGCGATCACCCGCGAGCACGTTCGTGATTACCTCGAATACTTGGTGGATGCGGGCCTCGACTCCTCCACCGTTTCGGGGCACTTATCGGTCATTCGCACGGTATTCGACAAAATGTGTTTTCGCGAGATCACGCTCGGGATCGCCACGCCCCGAAAACCAAAACGCAAACCAGTGATCCTCAGTACGGCCGAGATCCAGCGGCTGCTGCAAGCGACACCCTCTCTGCGAGACAAACTTTGCTTGGGGTTGATGTACGCAACCGGAATGCGGGTCAGTGAAGTGGTGCGACTGCGGTATCGCGACATCGATTTTGATCGCGGAGTGATCAGCGTTTGGCAAGGCAAGGGATGCACCGATCGATCGGTCACATTGCCCAACAGCTACCGGCCGCTGCTGAAAAATCTCGGCGAGCAGCACGACGCGGCGGAGTATGTTTTTCCGGGCGAAAAACGAGGACGATATCTTTCGCCGCGGACGGCCGAGCGGATCATGGCTCGAGCGGTGAAAATTGCGGAGATCAAAAAACACGCCACGCCGCACACACTACGTCACTGCTTTGCCACGCACAGCTATGAAAATGGCTGCGACATTCGCCGTATCCAAAAAGCCCTCGGACATGTCAATCTGGAAACGACGACGATCTACGTGCACATCGCTCGCCCAGGCGAAGGCATGCTGCCCAGCCCGCTGGATCAAATCGATTCGGCCGCCAGCGTTGATCCCACCGCCTCCGTCGATTCCGCGATCCCTGCAAGGCCAATCAAAACACGCGATGCCAAGCGAGCCGGTTTTTTGCGATTGCATTTCAAACCCGAATACGACGCGGCAGGCGATTTGTTATCGAGCCGAGTGACGATCGGCGTGCAAAACGGAGATCGTCCGATCTATTTCACCGGCATCACCGCGACGATGGAGCGGCCAGGATTTGTGACGCTATCGATTCCGCCCGAAGAGCAGTGGAGCGACTCACTCCGCTGGCTCACGCGAGAACAGCAAGAGCGATTCGCCACCGCCGAGTTTTTCAAAATGTTGCAAACACAAATCACCTGCCGCTACCTAAAATTCCCCAGGCGCCAGCCGGTGTAA
- a CDS encoding efflux RND transporter permease subunit: MLNLLIRFCVREPWLVVLMTICLSVGGWFAYQAIPIDAIPNVGENQVIVLTPWPGRSPKDIEDQVTYPLSVSLLAVPGAESVRGKSMFGYSFVQVTFKDEIDFYWARSRVSEQLGSAASQLPDGVVPQLGPDATGLGQIYYYVLQPPEGGMGLAELRSLQDFVVKFELQAVEGVSEVASIGGYVRQYQIEVDPDKLRFHNITLDAVAMAIKGSNLDVGAKTVETTGMEFIVRGKGFLGSDGDKNQAIIDLEQTVILQRDGVPVHLRDVARVQLGPDFRRGALDYNGAEAVGGVVVMRYGENPRAVLDRIKEKIAAIQPALGGVTIQGVYDRSSLIDETMATLTHALRDEILITAVIILLFLLHIRSSFVVAISLPAAVLMSFIAMHVVGVEANIMSLAGIAIAIGTMVDMGIIVSENIYQHLAEWEKSSEEQGVRSEERELPVSSLTSPHSSLSSPPLKSRSDVVYEATIEVAPAVVTAVATTIVSFLPVFFLTGRDFKLFSPLAYTKTFAIAAAMITAVTIVPALSRLLLRSANYQKRTALVAGIALAILLATAAHFLWGSRLAEWLAIPVWAVSAATAVLGFVLGWQLLRERIRPIEEIPSSRFVRWIYAARLRYALNNKVIALSFPAILLVLGAGAYVGMPTVMRPVEKVASWFGADLNEFPGYVDAKHIFTGLRSDDWIALDEGSWFYMPTLYPAASFSQAMQVLQTQDVLIGQIPEVKDVLGKIGRVESALDPAPAAMVETYVMLKPESEWREGVTARDVWDEINRVATLPGVTPASALQPIEGRVVMLQSGIKAPMAIRVYGDDLQTLADAAMAVAATLKQSPYINAGTVNPDIVLGKPYVEFSVNREAASRYGMSASKVNEVIETALGGMNLIKTVEGRERYPVRLRYDRDLREHIDQLSRLPVVTDSGAVVPLEELATLETTWGPGAINSENARLVAHVSFMANGAAGDLESVSAIEKQLLEAQALPPQHPNHLSLPPGYSLEAVGSFRNQIEANQRLMWIIPLVILINLMLIYMEFRNLPIAMAVFTGIPVAFAGGMVLVGWMNVELNTAVWVGFIALFGLAVDDGVVMATYIHQLLRKRKIESVEDIRNTVYEAGLKRIRPCMMTTVTTLAALIPVLIATGRGADVARAMAIPVFGGMLAEPFTSFIVPTLYSGYLEMKMRLGFNDTLWQRSDDNVEDSTAMTEPKHLAASDAHV, translated from the coding sequence TCCGATCGATGCGATCCCGAACGTGGGCGAGAACCAAGTCATCGTGTTGACGCCGTGGCCAGGTCGGTCGCCCAAAGACATCGAAGACCAAGTCACGTATCCGCTCAGCGTGTCACTGCTGGCCGTGCCGGGTGCCGAATCAGTGCGTGGCAAAAGCATGTTTGGGTACAGCTTTGTGCAAGTCACGTTCAAGGACGAGATCGACTTCTATTGGGCACGCAGTCGTGTCTCCGAACAGCTCGGTAGCGCCGCGTCGCAATTACCCGACGGCGTGGTTCCACAGCTCGGTCCCGATGCAACGGGGCTTGGACAGATCTACTACTACGTCCTTCAGCCGCCCGAGGGCGGAATGGGGTTGGCGGAGCTTCGCAGTCTGCAAGACTTCGTTGTCAAATTTGAATTGCAAGCGGTCGAAGGGGTCAGCGAGGTGGCCTCGATCGGCGGTTACGTTCGCCAGTACCAGATCGAAGTCGATCCCGACAAACTGCGCTTCCACAACATCACACTCGATGCGGTTGCGATGGCGATCAAAGGATCGAACTTGGACGTCGGCGCGAAGACGGTCGAGACCACGGGGATGGAATTCATAGTCCGGGGCAAAGGATTCTTGGGCAGCGACGGCGATAAAAATCAAGCGATCATCGACTTGGAACAGACGGTGATTCTGCAGCGTGATGGCGTGCCGGTGCACTTGAGGGACGTCGCACGCGTCCAACTCGGGCCTGATTTTCGACGGGGTGCCCTGGACTACAACGGCGCCGAAGCGGTCGGTGGCGTTGTGGTGATGCGGTACGGCGAAAACCCGCGTGCGGTGCTCGATCGGATCAAAGAAAAAATCGCGGCGATCCAGCCGGCACTCGGTGGTGTCACGATCCAGGGCGTCTATGACCGCAGCAGCCTTATCGACGAAACGATGGCCACGCTGACGCACGCACTGCGCGACGAGATTCTGATTACCGCCGTGATCATCCTGCTGTTCCTATTGCACATTCGCAGCAGCTTTGTCGTTGCGATCAGTTTGCCCGCCGCGGTTTTGATGTCGTTCATCGCTATGCACGTCGTCGGGGTTGAAGCCAATATCATGTCATTGGCGGGGATTGCGATTGCAATCGGTACGATGGTCGATATGGGGATCATCGTCTCGGAGAATATTTATCAGCATTTGGCGGAGTGGGAAAAAAGCAGTGAGGAGCAGGGAGTGAGGAGTGAAGAGAGGGAACTGCCCGTCTCCTCACTGACCTCTCCTCACTCCTCACTTTCCTCTCCCCCTCTGAAATCGCGAAGCGACGTCGTCTACGAGGCGACGATCGAGGTGGCTCCCGCCGTGGTGACTGCGGTGGCGACGACGATCGTTAGTTTTCTGCCTGTCTTCTTTTTGACCGGACGCGACTTCAAGTTGTTCTCACCGCTCGCTTATACCAAAACGTTTGCGATCGCGGCGGCGATGATCACCGCGGTAACGATTGTGCCTGCACTTAGTCGCTTGTTGCTTCGCAGTGCCAACTATCAAAAGCGAACCGCGCTGGTTGCCGGCATCGCGCTGGCAATTCTGCTCGCGACGGCGGCTCATTTTCTATGGGGAAGTCGTCTTGCCGAGTGGTTGGCGATTCCCGTCTGGGCCGTATCCGCAGCGACAGCCGTATTGGGGTTTGTACTGGGGTGGCAACTGTTGCGTGAGCGGATTCGTCCGATCGAAGAGATCCCGTCGAGCCGATTTGTCCGCTGGATCTATGCTGCCCGCTTACGTTACGCCCTGAACAACAAAGTCATCGCGTTGTCGTTTCCTGCGATCTTGTTGGTGTTGGGCGCTGGAGCCTATGTCGGCATGCCCACGGTCATGCGGCCGGTCGAAAAGGTCGCCAGTTGGTTCGGTGCCGATCTGAACGAATTTCCGGGCTACGTCGATGCAAAACATATCTTCACGGGATTACGCAGTGATGATTGGATCGCACTGGACGAAGGCAGTTGGTTCTACATGCCGACGCTTTATCCGGCCGCCAGTTTTTCACAGGCGATGCAGGTGTTGCAGACACAAGACGTACTGATCGGCCAGATCCCCGAGGTCAAAGATGTGCTCGGGAAGATCGGACGCGTTGAATCGGCACTCGATCCAGCGCCCGCCGCGATGGTGGAAACCTATGTGATGTTGAAGCCCGAAAGCGAGTGGCGCGAGGGAGTGACGGCGCGTGACGTTTGGGACGAAATCAATCGCGTCGCCACCTTGCCTGGGGTGACGCCAGCCTCGGCGCTGCAACCGATCGAAGGCCGAGTGGTGATGCTGCAAAGCGGCATCAAAGCTCCGATGGCGATTCGCGTGTATGGCGATGATTTACAAACGCTCGCCGATGCCGCGATGGCTGTCGCCGCAACGCTAAAGCAGTCTCCGTATATCAATGCAGGGACGGTAAACCCCGACATCGTGCTAGGGAAACCGTATGTCGAATTTTCGGTCAATCGCGAAGCGGCGTCGCGGTATGGGATGAGTGCCTCGAAGGTCAACGAAGTCATCGAAACCGCACTGGGCGGCATGAATTTGATCAAGACGGTCGAGGGACGTGAACGCTACCCCGTTCGACTGCGTTATGACCGAGACCTGCGAGAACACATCGATCAATTGAGTCGATTGCCAGTCGTTACCGACAGCGGTGCGGTGGTACCGTTGGAGGAACTGGCGACGCTGGAGACCACCTGGGGCCCTGGTGCAATCAATAGCGAGAACGCTCGCTTAGTGGCACACGTGTCGTTTATGGCCAACGGCGCGGCGGGCGATTTAGAGTCGGTATCGGCCATTGAAAAACAATTGCTTGAAGCTCAGGCACTGCCCCCACAACATCCGAATCATCTGTCGCTGCCACCAGGCTATTCGCTCGAAGCCGTGGGGAGTTTTCGCAATCAAATCGAAGCCAACCAGCGATTGATGTGGATCATTCCGCTGGTGATTTTGATCAACCTGATGCTGATCTACATGGAGTTCCGTAACCTGCCGATTGCGATGGCGGTCTTTACCGGAATTCCCGTGGCGTTTGCTGGCGGAATGGTTTTGGTGGGATGGATGAATGTGGAATTGAACACCGCGGTTTGGGTCGGCTTCATCGCGTTATTCGGTTTGGCCGTCGACGATGGAGTCGTGATGGCGACCTACATTCACCAATTGCTACGGAAACGAAAAATCGAATCGGTCGAAGACATTCGCAACACGGTGTACGAGGCAGGATTGAAACGCATTCGACCTTGCATGATGACGACCGTAACGACGTTGGCGGCGCTAATTCCGGTCTTGATTGCCACGGGACGTGGAGCCGACGTCGCCCGTGCGATGGCGATTCCCGTGTTCGGCGGGATGTTAGCCGAACCGTTTACCTCCTTCATCGTGCCGACGCTCTACAGCGGCTATTTGGAAATGAAAATGCGATTGGGATTCAACGACACGTTGTGGCAGCGTAGCGACGACAACGTTGAGGATTCCACCGCGATGACAGAACCGAAGCACTTAGCAGCGAGTGATGCTCATGTTTAG